In Lutra lutra chromosome 5, mLutLut1.2, whole genome shotgun sequence, a single genomic region encodes these proteins:
- the LOC125100192 gene encoding chondroitin sulfate proteoglycan 4-like isoform X3, whose translation MSGGFNFQVTDGLNFAPRQIFSITARTLTLSLEVNRGLSIFPGSMKPLSSGDLRAVTNDADSTGNRTVTFTVISSPRLGRLVRVNSDNSTEDVSVFTQNLVSERLILYQHVDHENTGWTAEDSFTFTTSSPPAALGPEEFRITISYEITEPGRQSRLLANTGAAVKEGDKVVIGQSNLDASNLLLKLPKSQRSYYEIWFQVTSLPHHGTIMVGERNITKGKPNFSQYIVNKFGILYLHDDSESLADNFTFAVWPKQKSKSTTKPEANFLEEMFNITISPVNDQAPELKTKGLRLKVLQGNSLVVGPENLRVEDLDSPPEEIRYMIIRNPNNGILAMAHHPDIPVHHFTQADIDNSQVWFIQDGSPSSGVFYFSVTDGQHRPLYKLFHLDVIPISITLVNLTDLLLPQGQTTVPITNTHLSAMTNGKSPQITYKMTSPLQHGHLLIENQVVISFEQEDLHSGRLCYRMTDLMASEDQLYFSLFTPESNLTGQMLNIRVQPLLRVRSNLTIANRVVYPLRRKDLDATELANRTNSDPKFEVTEPPVHGRLVRRVGRGTEMENATLFSQRDIDQGWLMLHAHANLTDIDMLNDSFTFLLRADHVQPAIGHLAFSIVPPDPLCLQTFTPDVSLLVTAHNLVTSDLSRGKPVVSPGPTAKTETLGKLAQTRQQETNPWGQHRGEEPTLDGKASPTRVIWPPDTTNARPGIPTQPRESSYPLMVIVPLAVVVFLLIVTAVALCVWLLGQKVEKTKPLIKPQTNLEPTIPSSRPERSRTVPTVTVTPLLKSSSNPPVSLFRDPQSEQMVSPATEPVEKCAPWETWINLDPDMVKLCQQTNPTLKHNQYWV comes from the exons GTTCCATGAAGCCCCTTTCCTCTGGTGACCTGAGAGCTGTGACCAATGATGCGGACAGCACAGGAAACAGAACTGTAACATTTACGGTTATAAGTTCCCCTAGACTCGGAAGGCTGGTGCGAGTCAATTCTGACAACAGCACGGAGGATGTTTCCGTGTTTACGCAGAATCTG GTCAGTGAACGGCTGATATTATACCAGCATGTGGACCATGAGAACACCGGCTGGACTGCAGAAGACTCTTTCACATTCACAACGTCCTCCCCACCAGCAGCTCTAGGTCCTGAGGAGTTTCGTATTACTATTTCATATGAAATTACTGAGCCTGGTCGGCAGAGTCGTTTGCTTGCAAATACAG GAGCTGCTGTCAAGGAGGGAGACAAAGTTGTCATTGGTCAATCTAATTTAGATGCTTCCAACCTCTTGTTGAAACTGCCCAAATCTCAGCGATCTTATTATGAAATCTGGTTCCAGGTTACGTCTCTTCCTCACCATGGAACCATCATGGTTGGAGAGAGGAATATTACCAAAGGAAAACCCAACTTCTCTCAGTATATAGTTAATAAATTTGGAATCCTATACCTTCACGATGACTCTGAATCTCTGGCTGATAATTTTACCTTTGCTGTTTGgccaaaacaaaagagcaaatccACCACCAAACCAGAGGCCAACTTCCTTGAAgagatgtttaacatcactatCTCCCCTGTTAATGACCAGGCACCAGAATTAAAGACAAAGGGGCTTCGGTTGAAGGTTCTGCAGGGGAATAGTTTGGTTGTGGGACCTGAAAACCTAAGAGTGGAAGATCTAGACAGTCCTCCAGAGGAGATCAGATATATGATCATCCGTAATCCTAATAATGGCATTTTAGCAATGGCTCACCATCCAGACATACCTGTTCACCATTTCACGCAAGCTGACATTGATAACTCTCAGGTATGGTTTATACAAGATGGAAGCCCATCTTCAGGTGTGTTTTACTTTAGTGTGACTGATGGCCAACACCGCCCACTTTATAAGCTCTTCCACCTGGATGTCATCCCCATTTCCATCACCCTTGTGAACCTCACGGACCTACTTCTCCCACAAGGCCAGACAACTGTCCCCATCACCAATACTCACTTATCAGCAATGACCAATGGGAAAAGTCCTCAAATCACTTACAAGATGACAAGTCCCCTCCAACATGGGCATCTGCTTATTGAAAACCAGGTGGTCATCAGCTTTGAGCAGGAAGACCTGCATTCAGGAAGACTCTGTTACCGTATGACAGATCTCATGGCCTCAGAGGACCAGCTGTATTTCTCACTATTTACACCAGAAAGCAACCTGACGGGACAAATGCTGAACATCAGAGTGCAGCCTTTACTGCGGGTTAGGTCAAACCTGACAATCGCCAACAGGGTGGTTTATCCGCTGAGAAGAAAGGACCTTGATGCCACTGAGCTTGCTAATAGGACTAACAGTGATCCCAAATTTGAAGTGACCGAACCCCCTGTCCATGGGAGACTTGTACGAAGAGTGGGCCGAGGCACAGAGATGGAAAATGCTACTCTGTTCTCTCAGAGAGACATTGACCAAGGGTGGTTGATGCTTCATGCACATGCCAACCTAACAGACATCGATATGCTGAATGATTCCTTCACCTTCTTGCTCAGGGCAGACCACGTACAGCCAGCAATAGGTCATCTCGCCTTCAGCATAGTGCCACCTGACCCCTTATGTTTGCAAACCTTTACCCCTGATGTTTCTTTATTAGTCACTGCCCATAACCTTGTGACTTCAGATCTCTCTCGGGGAAAGCCTGTGGTTTCCCCAGGACCCACGGCAAAGACAGAAACTCTGGGGAAGCTGGCCCAGACCAGGCAGCAGGAAACAAATCCCTGGGGACAACACCGTGGTGAAGAGCCTACTCTGGATGGCAAGGCCTCTCCAACCAGGGTTATTTGGCCACCGGACACTACCAATGCCAGGCCTGGAATACCCACCCAGCCCAGGGAGAGCAGTTACCCTTTGATGGTCATTGTACCCTTGGCTGTGGTGGTCTTCCTACTGATAGTAACTGCAGTGGCCTTGTGTGTCTGGCTGCTGGGCCAGAAGGTAGAAAAGACAAAACCTCTTATCAAGCCCCAGACTAATCTGGAACCTACAATCCCAAGTTCTAGGCCAGAAAGGAGCAGAACCGTTCCCACTGTCACAGTGACACCCCTTCTAAAAAGCTCCAGCAATCCCCCAGTCAGTCTTTTCAGGGACCCACAAAGTGAGCAGATGGTTTCTCCAGCCACTGAGCCAGTGGAGAAATGTGCTCCTTGGGAGACATGGATTAATCTGGATCCCGATATGGTCAAGCTCTGCCAACAAACCAACCCAACCCTGAAGCACAACCAGTACTGGGTGTAG